The Chryseobacterium nakagawai genome has a segment encoding these proteins:
- a CDS encoding alpha/beta hydrolase family protein — MKHSVLSPLTLLKNSMYTRFFSMNFLLVLFLFANTSLSAVLPNFTTKNIKFSSEGVSLSGTIFKPQNASAAVVIVHGSGQEKRMTEFATLLANNGIAVLTYDKRGVGESEGVYAGPEVGTNNVDASNLNLLSLDASAAVNTLSKDLQNNKIQIGLIGASQAGWIIPLAAKKNNNVKFMTIFSGALITAKQQLRFQFYTNGNSNFWATHTEDDARKHTMTDPDRYEFTDTDPCTTLAEISIPGLWIFGSKDIQVPVNLSIEHLNTLKSGNKQYEYKLYPNLGHNTAFSNSNEPVNYAIKWIANRKLLK; from the coding sequence ATGAAACATAGTGTTCTAAGCCCATTGACTCTTCTCAAAAACTCCATGTATACGAGATTTTTTTCAATGAACTTCCTTCTTGTGTTATTCCTTTTTGCAAACACTTCTTTGTCAGCAGTTTTACCAAATTTCACTACTAAGAATATAAAGTTCAGCAGTGAAGGGGTATCGCTTTCAGGAACCATTTTCAAGCCCCAAAATGCTTCTGCTGCTGTTGTAATTGTTCATGGGTCGGGGCAAGAAAAAAGGATGACAGAATTCGCAACACTTTTGGCTAACAACGGCATTGCTGTTTTAACTTATGACAAACGTGGTGTGGGTGAATCCGAAGGGGTATATGCAGGACCGGAGGTGGGTACCAATAATGTAGATGCCTCAAACCTTAATCTATTGTCTTTAGATGCAAGTGCCGCTGTAAATACATTATCTAAGGATTTACAGAATAATAAGATACAGATCGGTTTGATTGGTGCCAGCCAAGCCGGATGGATCATTCCTTTGGCCGCAAAAAAAAATAATAACGTTAAATTTATGACGATATTCAGCGGAGCCCTTATTACGGCAAAACAGCAGCTTCGCTTTCAATTCTACACCAATGGAAATTCAAATTTTTGGGCTACACACACAGAAGATGATGCACGAAAGCATACCATGACTGATCCGGATAGGTATGAGTTTACAGATACTGACCCCTGCACTACCCTTGCTGAAATATCAATTCCAGGATTATGGATTTTTGGCAGTAAAGACATACAAGTGCCTGTTAACCTATCCATAGAGCATCTGAATACATTAAAATCCGGTAATAAACAATATGAATATAAGCTATACCCAAACTTAGGGCATAATACAGCATTTTCAAACTCTAATGAGCCTGTTAACTACGCTATTAAGTGGATAGCAAATAGGAAATTATTGAAATAA
- a CDS encoding helix-turn-helix domain-containing protein, which translates to MALVKNIFKFSDYPHISEWLKITLLVSSLFVFCWYLFKALNNPGLFRNIDSKLKLVSELVLEEKGVEQSISEEKEPNEKLLKLKKYMVEKKPYLNSSLTIQEVSDDIEIPVRDLSLLINHQLGQHFYDFVNTYRIENAMEILKDLTKNKVTILEILYEVGFNSKSSFNTAFKKHTGNTPTGYRKNLQISEL; encoded by the coding sequence GTGGCTCTTGTAAAAAATATTTTTAAATTTTCTGATTATCCACATATTTCTGAATGGTTAAAGATTACACTTTTGGTATCTTCTCTTTTTGTTTTTTGTTGGTATCTGTTCAAGGCATTAAATAATCCAGGCCTTTTTAGGAATATTGATTCAAAATTAAAGCTTGTTTCTGAGCTTGTTTTGGAAGAAAAAGGTGTTGAACAATCAATATCAGAGGAAAAGGAACCTAATGAAAAGCTTTTGAAACTAAAGAAATATATGGTTGAAAAAAAACCTTATCTTAATTCTTCGCTCACTATTCAGGAGGTCTCTGATGATATTGAAATTCCAGTACGGGATTTATCTCTTTTGATTAATCATCAACTAGGGCAGCATTTTTATGATTTTGTAAATACTTATCGCATAGAAAATGCCATGGAAATTTTAAAGGATCTTACAAAAAATAAGGTGACTATTCTTGAAATTCTGTATGAAGTGGGTTTTAATTCAAAATCTTCTTTTAATACTGCTTTTAAAAAACACACGGGTAATACACCAACTGGTTATCGTAAAAACTTACAAATCAGTGAATTGTAA
- a CDS encoding GNAT family N-acetyltransferase, with translation MYASKITSSVVHEYWKDQFQGEVICNNPGFTLFLNDDLEEDSQIMTLEFPSGNSWAIINSKVVTYLNNVNLTTLDFENFVNILKGKEIFLYGADYIFYFPEEEKKYILTLNSPENTRPLTENDTAHFSIFESLSTEENLDGAFVELNHWKVFGVFEENQLIAATSMYPWQDTKLSDIGVITLDQFRGKGYAKQAVQLISKAALEDGYEPQYRCQLDNAASVALAKKLNLSLFAKWNFISPESVEKL, from the coding sequence ATGTACGCCTCCAAAATCACATCATCCGTTGTTCATGAATACTGGAAAGATCAGTTTCAGGGCGAAGTTATCTGCAACAATCCTGGCTTCACACTATTTCTTAATGATGATCTGGAGGAAGACAGCCAGATCATGACACTGGAGTTTCCATCCGGAAACAGCTGGGCAATCATCAATTCAAAAGTTGTCACTTATCTCAACAATGTAAACCTTACCACACTTGATTTTGAAAACTTTGTTAACATTTTAAAAGGCAAAGAAATCTTTCTGTATGGAGCAGATTATATTTTTTATTTTCCTGAGGAAGAAAAAAAATATATTCTAACCCTTAATTCGCCCGAAAACACCCGTCCTTTGACGGAGAATGATACGGCTCATTTCTCTATTTTTGAATCTCTGTCCACAGAAGAAAATCTGGATGGTGCTTTTGTAGAACTAAATCACTGGAAAGTATTTGGAGTGTTTGAAGAAAATCAGCTGATTGCCGCAACAAGTATGTACCCATGGCAAGATACAAAACTATCGGATATAGGAGTTATTACATTAGATCAGTTCAGAGGAAAAGGATATGCCAAACAAGCGGTTCAGCTTATTTCCAAGGCTGCCTTAGAAGATGGTTATGAACCTCAGTACCGCTGTCAACTGGATAACGCTGCTTCTGTTGCGCTGGCTAAAAAACTTAATCTCAGTTTATTTGCCAAATGGAACTTTATTTCACCGGAATCTGTAGAAAAGTTGTAA
- a CDS encoding nuclear transport factor 2 family protein translates to MSNTNQNAAEQFIQYLNEENFEKAESCLDPDFKFIGVLGTREGASVYIKDMRQMKFKYQIIKTFTAGEDVSFWYIIDMGNKAIEASGWYQIIDGKIHSLKVLFDPRSLLNDQ, encoded by the coding sequence ATGAGCAACACAAACCAAAATGCAGCAGAACAGTTTATTCAGTATTTAAATGAAGAAAATTTTGAAAAAGCAGAAAGCTGCCTTGATCCTGATTTTAAATTCATTGGAGTATTAGGGACAAGAGAAGGCGCATCAGTTTATATAAAAGACATGAGGCAGATGAAATTTAAATATCAGATTATAAAGACTTTTACAGCTGGTGAAGATGTTTCTTTCTGGTATATAATTGATATGGGGAATAAAGCCATAGAGGCTTCGGGGTGGTATCAGATCATTGATGGTAAAATACATTCTTTAAAAGTATTGTTTGATCCACGATCATTACTGAACGATCAGTAA
- a CDS encoding DinB family protein — translation MEITSVASFIDYYEKIRSRTNRIIEIIPPEHLDFSYKPGKFTIGDQIRHIASIERYMYGETISGRKSAYPGCGKELADGYENIIAFFNEMHSQTLKIINGLSDEDLNRKCLTPGNNPISIWKWLRAMVEHEIHHRAELYIYLNLLDIKTPQIFGFSAEEVQDLSVKL, via the coding sequence ATGGAAATTACTTCTGTAGCATCATTCATTGACTATTATGAAAAAATCAGGTCCAGAACCAACCGGATTATTGAAATTATTCCTCCTGAGCATCTTGATTTTTCTTATAAACCAGGGAAATTTACTATTGGAGATCAGATTAGGCACATTGCATCTATAGAAAGGTATATGTATGGTGAAACCATTTCAGGAAGGAAAAGTGCTTATCCGGGATGTGGAAAAGAACTGGCGGATGGCTATGAAAATATCATCGCTTTTTTCAATGAAATGCACAGCCAGACCCTGAAAATTATTAATGGGCTTTCCGATGAAGACCTTAATCGTAAATGTCTGACACCTGGAAATAATCCAATTTCTATATGGAAATGGCTTAGAGCAATGGTAGAGCATGAAATTCATCACAGGGCAGAACTCTATATTTATCTCAATCTTCTGGACATTAAAACCCCGCAAATTTTTGGCTTTTCAGCAGAAGAAGTTCAGGACTTGAGTGTGAAGCTATGA
- a CDS encoding helix-turn-helix domain-containing protein has protein sequence MKHSEIKELRNDQDFKDFYLNDAPASFCEECNNITYAHGNGFLEIAKLEDLKKGQKSIEGKQTRRKFYSIILLKEGEIKENIGHNLYHFLPGTLYFIGENQLHAIEHWSNDVKGIFCMFDADYFLLCIKHQIKLNQFPFFQVTQKPFIRLSEREIQMMEHLFWKLNNEKCQKTTFNDDLLTRMFLNIILLEAERIYNQQTSVDAFSLSRKDQLTAQFQLLVNQHFIDKKQVTEYAELLHLHPNHLNDVIKEVTGFPASHFIQKQLVQEAKSRLIQTSDTISMIAVGLNFTDDSYFGRFFKKHTGVTPLQYRKNHKH, from the coding sequence ATGAAACATTCTGAAATCAAAGAACTGAGAAATGACCAGGATTTTAAAGATTTTTATCTTAATGATGCTCCTGCTTCTTTCTGTGAAGAATGTAATAATATTACTTATGCTCATGGAAATGGTTTTTTAGAAATCGCTAAGCTGGAAGATCTTAAAAAAGGGCAAAAATCCATAGAAGGAAAACAGACAAGACGGAAATTTTACAGCATTATTCTGCTTAAGGAAGGAGAAATAAAAGAAAATATAGGTCATAATCTTTATCATTTTTTACCTGGGACCCTTTATTTTATTGGAGAAAATCAGCTCCATGCCATTGAACACTGGAGTAATGATGTAAAGGGAATATTTTGCATGTTTGATGCTGATTATTTCTTACTCTGCATTAAGCATCAGATCAAGCTTAACCAATTTCCCTTCTTTCAGGTTACTCAGAAACCGTTCATCAGACTTTCGGAAAGAGAAATCCAAATGATGGAGCACCTTTTCTGGAAATTAAACAACGAAAAATGTCAAAAGACTACTTTCAATGATGATTTGCTTACCCGTATGTTTCTGAATATTATCCTCTTGGAAGCAGAACGTATTTACAATCAACAAACTTCTGTGGATGCTTTCTCCTTATCGAGAAAAGATCAACTGACTGCACAATTTCAATTATTGGTCAACCAGCATTTTATAGATAAAAAACAGGTTACAGAGTATGCAGAGCTACTGCATCTACATCCTAATCATCTTAATGATGTTATTAAAGAAGTTACCGGATTTCCTGCTAGCCATTTTATTCAGAAACAGTTGGTACAGGAAGCCAAATCACGCCTTATTCAAACCAGTGATACCATTTCTATGATTGCCGTAGGTCTTAACTTTACCGATGATTCTTACTTTGGCAGATTCTTTAAAAAACATACCGGTGTTACCCCGCTTCAATACCGTAAAAATCATAAACATTAA
- a CDS encoding S41 family peptidase: MTKPFIIPLLLLVNSIYAQTDIELKSGDTLTYSPQSQRPVWITVQSKDANVAVALFMEGKKIKEQDDSKGIKSIERLLYTPEKGKRYELKVWPKSYVEKSKVSKISISESKNIPVLNGQFTSAQFVEDLHVFRSIREQANSGLYVYRSREQIDSIYKKAEVTAANSKNIFDFYKVIASVTGFEGSCHNYTDLPNHASYYLTQKQEYLPITLKNIDGRLLQDSKDHKIPLAAEIISINGIPAKEMISRFSQYYFSDGYSMPYRETTGFERGMLDKFYIEFGTHKQYLIKYRWNGKIQAVSLPGISLEAFKKLQDSRHSLSLDKKLMAEKYSFTKEGDDVYRLSIRGFDFATGKEDPGYKKFSAFLDQMMDTLEQQKVKNLIIDLRGNTGGTGALYEKVFSYLTQRPFRDSHYAYTWFNEVPMEDKLVITPLFLSNGVKDKNGINNYLKQLYPKQVQGKYYWADDKNLSILPNERTFKGQLYLLVDQRVASAASHLASLIKSYTNAIVIGKETVGGYYEHNGHLPLVYELPNTGIQTGFSIVHVIQDAQNLPDQSKGQGIIPHYEIRATPQEFLDQSDVYLKKTLELQKQKNK, from the coding sequence ATGACCAAACCCTTTATTATTCCCTTATTACTACTGGTAAACTCCATATACGCACAGACAGATATTGAATTGAAATCTGGAGATACTCTTACATATTCGCCACAATCTCAGAGACCAGTATGGATAACTGTTCAGTCAAAGGATGCAAATGTTGCTGTCGCCTTGTTTATGGAAGGTAAGAAAATAAAAGAGCAGGATGATTCCAAAGGAATAAAAAGTATAGAACGGTTGTTGTATACCCCTGAAAAGGGAAAACGCTATGAACTTAAAGTTTGGCCAAAGTCCTATGTTGAAAAAAGTAAAGTTTCAAAGATTTCTATCTCAGAATCCAAAAATATTCCCGTCCTGAATGGGCAGTTTACTTCCGCTCAATTTGTAGAAGATTTGCATGTTTTCCGCTCTATCAGAGAACAGGCGAATTCAGGATTATATGTTTACAGAAGCAGAGAACAGATAGACAGCATTTATAAAAAAGCAGAGGTAACAGCAGCCAACAGTAAAAATATTTTTGATTTTTATAAAGTGATAGCCAGCGTTACAGGTTTTGAAGGCAGCTGTCATAATTATACAGATCTTCCTAATCATGCATCCTATTATTTAACACAAAAACAGGAATATCTACCCATCACACTGAAAAATATTGATGGCCGATTGTTGCAGGACTCAAAGGATCATAAGATTCCACTTGCTGCCGAAATTATTTCTATTAATGGGATTCCTGCTAAAGAAATGATTAGCCGTTTTTCTCAATACTATTTTTCTGATGGTTATTCTATGCCTTACAGAGAGACCACAGGTTTTGAAAGAGGAATGCTGGATAAATTTTATATAGAATTCGGTACTCATAAACAATACCTAATCAAATACCGATGGAATGGTAAGATTCAAGCGGTGAGTTTACCAGGAATTTCATTGGAAGCCTTTAAAAAACTCCAGGATTCAAGGCATTCTCTTAGCTTAGATAAAAAACTGATGGCTGAAAAATATAGTTTTACCAAAGAAGGCGATGATGTATATCGCTTATCGATAAGAGGTTTTGATTTTGCAACAGGAAAAGAAGATCCGGGCTATAAAAAGTTCAGTGCTTTTCTTGATCAAATGATGGATACTCTGGAACAGCAGAAAGTAAAAAATCTCATCATTGACCTGAGAGGAAATACCGGAGGAACCGGTGCCCTTTATGAAAAAGTTTTCTCTTATCTTACTCAGAGACCTTTTCGTGACAGTCATTATGCTTATACCTGGTTTAATGAAGTTCCAATGGAAGATAAACTTGTGATTACCCCGCTTTTCCTTTCCAATGGTGTAAAAGATAAAAATGGGATCAATAATTACCTAAAACAGCTTTATCCAAAACAGGTCCAGGGAAAATATTATTGGGCAGATGATAAAAACCTTTCGATCTTACCTAATGAAAGAACGTTTAAAGGACAGCTTTATCTTCTGGTAGATCAACGGGTAGCTTCTGCTGCATCTCATTTGGCTTCTTTAATAAAATCCTATACCAATGCCATTGTAATTGGAAAAGAAACGGTTGGAGGATATTACGAACATAATGGCCATCTTCCGTTAGTGTATGAGCTTCCCAATACAGGGATTCAAACTGGGTTCTCCATAGTTCATGTGATTCAGGATGCCCAAAATCTTCCAGATCAGAGCAAAGGGCAGGGGATTATTCCACATTATGAAATACGGGCAACTCCTCAGGAGTTTTTAGACCAGTCTGATGTTTATCTGAAAAAAACATTGGAACTTCAGAAACAAAAAAATAAATAG
- a CDS encoding serine hydrolase domain-containing protein translates to MKNSFYLLILLVLISSCQASKKIISEKKDYSFLTDSLHIEQQLEKYKLPGFSLVVFENYKIVYSDQVGVKSMNSKEKLDENTVFSTASITKPITALLCHILEEKGLINLDEPIDKYLKRWHLPKSKFTEKNSPTWRQFFNHTSGTNQGGFSDYYNGDVIPTIKQSLLGQIPRYDKEIEFLFIPGTGFEYSGGGYVIVQMALEDTLNKSIAELAKEHLFSPLGLMNTTMIQPNEKGFPKNVASVHDKDGKVIKTGLPITPQIGASGVWTTPIDLAKLSIEIQNALRNKNNKVISHQVAKK, encoded by the coding sequence ATGAAAAATAGCTTTTATTTACTAATTCTACTAGTACTGATTTCAAGTTGCCAAGCAAGTAAAAAAATCATTTCAGAAAAAAAAGACTACAGTTTTCTTACTGATAGCTTACATATTGAACAGCAATTGGAGAAGTACAAACTCCCGGGATTTAGTCTTGTTGTATTTGAAAACTATAAGATTGTATATTCAGATCAGGTAGGAGTGAAATCGATGAACTCTAAAGAAAAGTTAGATGAAAACACTGTTTTTTCTACAGCGTCAATCACAAAACCGATAACAGCACTTCTTTGTCATATCCTTGAAGAAAAGGGTTTAATTAACCTGGATGAGCCCATTGATAAGTACTTAAAACGATGGCATTTACCAAAAAGTAAGTTTACTGAAAAGAATAGCCCAACTTGGAGACAGTTTTTTAATCATACTTCGGGTACAAACCAGGGTGGATTCTCAGATTATTATAATGGAGATGTTATTCCAACTATTAAACAAAGTCTTTTGGGGCAGATACCAAGATATGATAAGGAAATTGAATTCCTGTTTATACCAGGAACCGGTTTTGAATATAGTGGTGGCGGGTATGTAATTGTTCAAATGGCATTAGAAGACACTTTGAATAAGTCTATTGCAGAACTGGCAAAAGAACATCTTTTTTCGCCTCTTGGTTTGATGAATACCACTATGATACAGCCTAATGAAAAGGGGTTTCCAAAAAATGTAGCTTCTGTTCACGATAAAGATGGAAAAGTTATAAAAACAGGCTTGCCTATCACACCACAGATTGGAGCATCAGGCGTATGGACTACCCCTATAGATTTAGCTAAGCTTTCTATTGAGATACAAAATGCTTTACGCAATAAAAATAACAAAGTGATTTCTCATCAGGTTGCCAAAAAATAA
- a CDS encoding immunity 51 family protein, whose amino-acid sequence MDHNHFKEAITPFFWVEHGNSFSVCLDVGSYKQEIFDTRADEGFEGNGYDWGSLAQVFLDEKRQDLIESIRFDPEGGMFCAYSSQESQLKDFILDFKAICEDEALIRDLFSRAELD is encoded by the coding sequence ATGGACCATAATCATTTTAAAGAAGCCATTACCCCTTTCTTCTGGGTAGAACATGGCAACAGTTTTTCAGTATGTCTGGATGTGGGAAGCTATAAACAGGAAATCTTTGATACACGGGCAGATGAAGGTTTTGAAGGAAATGGCTATGACTGGGGCTCTTTGGCTCAGGTTTTTCTGGATGAGAAAAGACAGGATCTGATTGAAAGTATACGATTTGATCCTGAAGGCGGAATGTTTTGTGCATATTCCTCCCAAGAAAGCCAGCTGAAAGATTTTATCCTGGATTTCAAAGCTATATGCGAAGATGAAGCGTTGATAAGAGATTTGTTTTCAAGAGCAGAATTGGATTGA
- a CDS encoding tetratricopeptide repeat protein: protein MMKIGFLILLIGLSFKTLVAQTVKVDTEKLLEYYENQRYADAAQYLQSLYPANTQDVKALTQIAYCQMMAGKLPDAEKNYMKVNIIQPNNIPVLFSLTSINSRRGNRTNAKNYLQQIIQLDRQNFSAYKQMAAYADTPEVRLEFLKRANSLNPADPDIAYDLATVYDGLKQFQPAYDVLKIAIASDPENFTLQQTQLPISNRLGKYQEVIENGEKLLQIHADTNVMNEMGQAYFYVKNYQRCVDLYKMLEDLGMQNEGTLYYMTLSYRELKDYDKAAIYAQKTIDEAISDHTPLYYAALAGIYEVKNQYNDAVTAYKRGLTFGNSTIIYYRLGLLYDGNLKQPKNAVTYYHLYLKNNPDQKKEKEQIAYAKDRITLLKVK, encoded by the coding sequence ATGATGAAAATAGGGTTTCTTATTCTGCTTATTGGGCTAAGCTTCAAAACACTTGTTGCCCAGACTGTGAAAGTTGATACTGAAAAACTGCTTGAGTATTACGAAAATCAACGTTATGCAGATGCTGCCCAATATCTCCAAAGCCTATACCCTGCAAACACTCAAGATGTAAAAGCACTCACCCAGATCGCTTATTGCCAGATGATGGCCGGGAAACTTCCTGATGCAGAAAAAAACTATATGAAAGTCAATATTATCCAACCCAACAACATTCCGGTTCTCTTCAGCCTGACCAGCATTAATTCCCGGAGAGGAAATCGTACAAATGCAAAAAATTATCTTCAGCAGATCATTCAGCTGGACCGTCAAAACTTCAGCGCTTACAAACAAATGGCAGCTTATGCGGATACCCCCGAAGTAAGGCTTGAATTTCTTAAAAGAGCCAATAGTCTGAATCCTGCTGATCCTGATATAGCCTATGATCTGGCCACCGTTTACGACGGACTTAAACAGTTTCAGCCTGCTTATGATGTATTGAAAATCGCCATCGCCTCTGATCCGGAAAATTTTACTCTACAACAGACCCAATTACCCATTTCTAACCGTTTGGGGAAATATCAGGAAGTTATTGAGAATGGTGAAAAATTATTGCAGATCCATGCAGATACCAATGTAATGAACGAAATGGGACAAGCGTATTTTTATGTAAAAAATTACCAACGTTGTGTTGATCTTTATAAAATGCTGGAAGATCTGGGAATGCAGAATGAAGGAACGTTATATTATATGACATTGAGCTATCGTGAACTAAAAGATTATGACAAAGCTGCTATTTATGCCCAGAAAACAATTGATGAAGCGATTTCAGACCATACCCCACTTTATTATGCTGCACTGGCAGGAATTTATGAAGTTAAGAACCAGTACAATGATGCAGTAACAGCTTATAAAAGAGGCCTGACCTTTGGAAACAGTACTATCATTTATTACCGTTTGGGACTATTGTATGATGGTAATCTGAAACAGCCTAAAAATGCAGTCACCTACTATCATTTGTATCTTAAGAACAATCCTGATCAGAAAAAGGAAAAAGAACAAATTGCTTATGCTAAAGACAGAATTACTTTACTTAAGGTAAAATAG